TTCGAACAGAATGGTCAAACGCCCCTGCCCCAGCTGCGGCTCGACATGTTCGACCAGGACCTTGCTGAAGATGTCCGACCAGGTGTCGTCCTCGGCGACCCGGATCTTTCCAGCGGACGCCTCGGCGAGCGCGGACCGGTTACCCCCGTTACCCGAGATTGTCGACAGCAGGTCGATTCCAGCGAAGCGTTCGAACGCCCCCGCGACGGTCAGCAGCTCCGGCTCGGCGAAGGGGTCGGCGGTCCGCCCCCGGAAGGCGAAGGTCCCGATTCCGGTCGCCTGCGCGGCCGTGGCGATGACCACGACCGTATCGGCCATGATGGCATCATAGGGTGCCCCCGCCCGGTACCATTCCAGCATGGTGAATTCGGGCAGATGCAGGTCGCCGCGCTCGCGGTCGCGGAACACCCGGGCGAATTCGAAAATCCGCTCCTCACCGGCCGCCAGCAGCTTCTTGCAGGCAAATTCGGGTGAAGTCCGCAAATACCGGCTGGCCCGGCGGCCATCGGGCCGTATGATCTCGGTCCGGGGGGCATGCAGATGGGTCTCATTGCCCGGGGAGACCTGGAGGACGGAGGTTTCGACCTCCACAAAGCCCTGCTCGACGAAAAAGCTCCTGATCGCCCCGGTAATGGCCGCCCTGGCCTGAAGAAACGGCCGCCGGTCGAGGTGCCGAGAAGGGGTCCAGAACGGCGAAATCGGCTTGTCCCCAGCCATTAACCGACCGCCCTTCGAGCCAGCAAAATGCTGGCATTCAACGACAAAATGCGTATGTTGCGGCCCGAAACGGGCGCCGAGGTCTGATTTGAGGCCCCAAGTCCCCCATCGATTTGACCACGTCCTGGCCCGAGCCGGGCCAAGCAAGCAGGAAATATAGCTTTGAGAGTCATCGCCAGTTCTATTCGCAAGGGCAACGTCATCGAGCAAGACGGCAAGCTTTATGTCGTCGTGAGCGCCGAGAACATCCATCCCGGTAAGGGCACGCCGGTCAGCCAGATCGAAATGCGCCGAATCTCGGACGGGGTAAAGATCTCCGAGCGCTACAAGACCACCGACCAGGTCGAAAAGGCCACGATCGAAGAGCGCAACTACACCTTCCTGTACGAAGACGGCGACGGCTTCCACTTCATGAATCCGGAGACCTACGACCAAGTCCAGGTCTCAAAGGACGTCGTCGGCGACGCGGCCGCCTATCTCCAACCGGACATGACCGTCAAGCTGTCGACCCACGACGTCAACGTGGTCTCGCTCGCGCTGCCGCAGCGCGTGACGCTGGAAGTGGTTGAGACCGAGCCGGTGACCAAGGGCCAGACCGCCTCGTCGTCGTACAAGCCGGCGGTGCTGTCCAACGGCGTCCGCACCACCGTGCCGCCGCACATCTCGGTCGGCACCCGCATCGTGGTGATGACCGAAGACGGCTCCTATTCCGAACGCGCCAAGGACTAGGCCAAGGACTAAGCCAAGCGATCGAGGATCAGGGCAAGTGCCGCCGGGGGGCGAGACAGTGGTTGGGAAGAGTTTCCGCTTCGTCTCACACCTTCTGGCGTCGCTCGCACTCCTCACCGCCACGCCGGTCGCTGCGGATGAGATCCGCAGCCCGTCCCTCACAGCCCTGCACGTCGATTGGCGCGCAGCGCTGGACCAACTCCGCTCCGAGATCAACGGCCGCCCGCAGATCGCCGGTGATTTCATCTTCGTGCCGCGGCGCTTTGTGCCGCGCTTCGATCCGCGTGGAATGCCCGCGCTGGTGCAGCTCAACGCGGTCTCCTCGCAATTCTTCACCGGCATTGCCCGTAGCTCGGTTCCCGTGCTGCTGCCGTTCGATGCTGCGGCCTATCTCGAGGCGCAACGCAACGGGGCTCCGGCCACAACAGCGCTTTCGCGCTACCAGGCCGATTTCAATCCCGTCGACATGTTCGACGCTGGCCCCGCCGGCTACAGCGCAACATTCTCATTCGAGCCAGGCGCTGGCGACGGCATGCCGCCACGTGTCTTCACGAGGCCGGTCGAGATTCAGATCACAGGATCGGCGCTCGTCTACGACATCGCCGATCCTGCCGGTGGCAAGGGCGAGCCGGTCAAGCCGCTCGCGTCCATCTATCCGGATCTGCGCAAGTTCATCCGCGAAGGCTATGTGCGCTACGCCTTCACGCGGTTTGGCGTCGCCTATGTGGTGTCGATCCAGTGCCTGGACAGCGTCGCAAAACCACGGCGGCTCGCATGCAAGGAGGCCTATCCGGTCGCCGAGCGCTTCCTGAAGGCGCTGCGCGTCGCAGGCGGCCAGCGCATGCGGCCACTGATGGACGTTGCATCAAATGTGATGGATCGCCCCACTGCCCGTTCGGCGGATTTCGGCTACCGGCCCAGCGGCGACATCATTCCGAACACCGGCTATCGCAAACAGGGTGGCCATCCCGATGCGATGGCCTATGCGCAGATCCGCTTCCCGCTGGAGAAGGCGCCGGCCTTCGTGCATTCGCAGTCCTACGCCAAGCGCGACAAGGACGACGGCCCGACCGCCTATCCCTGGCGTGACAATTTCTGCGAGTCCCGCAGCTTCGAAGTCTGGCAGTGCGGCGGCGGCTTCGGCCACCAGGGCGAGGACATTCGCGCGGCCGACTGCCCCTCGCCTGGCGATGCCCGAGAGCCTTGCGATCCCAAGCAACGCGGCGTCGTTGCCGTCCGCGACGCCATGGTGATCCGGGGCTCCAAGGATCAGGCGGCGACGCTCGAAGTCAACAGCCGCACCGAGCACATCCGCTTTCGCTACATGCACATGAACCCGCAGGCGTTGAACGCCGACGGAGTGCTCAATGGCCGCATCGTCACCGAGGGCGAGAAGATCGGCGTGATCTCGAACTATCTCGATCATCCCGCAGGAACGTCGATGCACCTGCACTTTGACGTCCAGGTGTTCACCCGCGACGGCTGGATCTGGGTCAGCCCCTACGTCACGCTGGTCTCGGCCTATGAGCGCCTGATTCGTGCCCGCGGGCGCGAGATCGGCACGGAGATCGCCGGCACTCCGCAACCGGTCGCGCACGCGCTGCCCGACGATGTCATCAAGCCCGATCTGCGCGAGGGATCGGGCAGCGAAGAAAACTGAGCGGCCCGCTAATCCAGATACGTCGTGAGCTGCGCGCCTTCGTCCGCCACGAATACGGCGATGAGTTCGGCCGGCTCCGTGGTGCTGGCATTTGCGGAGACCAGATGCGTCGCGCCCGGCGGCTCGAAGAAGGACTGGCCAACACCGAACGTCTCGACCGGACCGCCGCCGAGCTGGGAGCGGATCTCGCCCTTGGTGATGTAGGCGGTCACTGACCCCGCATGCCGGTGCGGCCGCGAAAACCCGCCAGGGCCGTAGAAGACGCGCACGATGGTGACCCGCTTGCCCGGCACGTTCGGCAGCGCGTAGGAGCCGATCGGCTCGACCTTGTCGAGCGGCGAGCTCTCGGCAGCGGTAGCACAGAGCGGCGCGAGCGCGCCTGATACGGTGTCCATTGCGACCGGCAACCCCCTGCCGATCGCGAATGCGCATGCGAGCCCGCCGACGATGGCCAAAACCGTCGATCGCGATGGGCGCGGCGCGGTCGCCAAACTCAAAGCCGTCATGATCATCTCCCCTCGTTTCAATCAGGATGTCGCGGTGTTGGCAGCGACCTGCCGCTTCGGCGGCGTCCAGCGAAAGGCCGCGCCAAAGCGGTTCCAGACGTTGATCGAGGCAATGGCCGACGTCAGGTACATCAGGTCGGTCTCGGAGAATTCGCGCTGCACTTCGGCATAGACCTCGTCGCCGAAGCGGTCGGGCAGCAAGGTCAGCGCCTCGGCCCACGCCAGTGCCGCACGTTCGCGCGCCGAGTAGATTGGTGCCTCGCGCCAGACCGCAACGAGATGCAGCTTGTCGGCGGGCACCCCGAGCCGCTCCGAGAGAAGCACATGATGCTGTACGCAGAAGGCGCATCCATTGATCTGCGAGGCACGCAACTTGACCAGCTCGAGCAGTTGCTTGTCGAGCCCGGCCTTGGCCGCGACCTGGCCGAGCGCCAGCACCAGATCATACGCATCGGGCGCGATCCGCTTGAAATCCTCGTATTCGCTGCGCGCGTGTGACATTGCGGTTCACCTCGTGATATTGTAAGACTGCTTACATCTTATAAGAGCTCTTACATTATGCGCAAGCCGGCTAGCATCACGAAATCGAAACCGGAGCAGACCGCATCCCGGCGGGAGGCCGCAGTGCACGTGCCCGCCCCCGGCGAGGGCAAGCGCGGCGAGCAGGGCTATCTCGGCTACCTGTTGCGCCAGGCCCACGCCGCCGTCCGGCTGAAGATGGAACGCACCTTGGCCGATCTCGGTGTGACCTCGCCGCAATTCGCCGTGTTGACCATGCTGAACGCCTATCCGGGCCTGTCAGGAGCCGACGTCGCCCGCCTCACCTTCCTGACGCCACAGACCGTCGGCGTGATCATCCGCAACCTCGCGCGCGACGGTGCGATCATGATGACGCCGCATCCCGTTCACGGCCGTATCCAGCAATGGACGCTGACGTCGCGCGGAGCGACGCTGCTGAAGGCGTGCAGGGAACGCGTGATTGGATTGGAGAAGCGTCTGGCCAATGGCCTCGATGCCAAGGCGGAGGCAAGCATTCGCCGCTGGCTCGCCAATGTCGCGACCGAGCTGCAGGAGGACTAGGCTAGTCGCAGCCTCCTCCGTCGCCGCCACCATCGCACCCACCGGCATCGAAGAAGTCGCCGCCCGTCGCGCCGTCACCTTGAATGCCGCGGCCAAAATTCTCAGCGATGATCATCAGGATCACCACGAACAACCCCGCGCCAAAGGGCCAGGGATTGGCGTGGATGATGTCGAACAGCTCGCGCATGGACGCATTCTGCGCAGGCAGAAGCGAACCGAGCGTAAAGCGGCGTAGTCAAAAAATGGATATCCGGCCTCGCGCAGATCTGCGCCTATCCGCCCTTCAACACTTTCTTAACCTCGCCGTCCGGCCAGTCTTGGCCGGCGGCGATGACGCGGACGCGGCTCTGGTCGGCGCCATTGACAAGCACATGCGAACTCACGCGGTCGCCGCTGGGTGACAGGTGCAGCTCGGTTTCAGGTTTCCAGCTCAGCGTCGCCGCAAGATCGCCGGGAAAAATCTGCCAGCACGATCCGTCGTCGAGTTCGACGACATGGCTTTCCGCATGCGCGCGTATCTTCATTCCACCCCAAAATCCCGTTGAAAAGCGGGCCCCGGCGATTGGCCAGGGCCCTGCTCCGTCAATCATTGTCGTGATGAATCACGGTCTTGCTGCGATTGCCGAACGCGTCTTCCTTCTTGATCACAGTCGTGCGGTCAGCGGGCTCACGCTCCTTGATCACGGTGGTATGGTCGCGATCGCGATCGCGATACTCATGAGACTCACCAACCGTCACGCCGGCGCCGACCGGACCGACGTGAACGCCGACCTCATCCGCAAAAGCCGGAGCCGCAATAGCCGTGACCATGGCGGCCGCAAACAGATATTTCCGCATCTTGTCCTCCTCAGTGTTGTGCGAAGAGAATGCAGACGTGCGACACTTTGTTCCGCACCGAACATGCGGCATGCAAAGGCGCCCGTGTTCCGGGAACCATCCCCATGCCTGCGTGAATCCGGCTACAATGCTCCTATGAAACAAGCTGATTCCCCGGACAATCGCATCGCCCGCCGCGCCCTGCTTCAATTTTCGCTTGGCGCAGCTGTGCTGCTGACCTCACCGGCGCAAGTGCTTGCGTCGCCGCCTGGCTTCGATGAATGGCGCGAAGGTTTTCGTGTCCGCGCGATGGCCAAGGGCATTTCGGCGGGGACGTGGCAACGCGCGATGGCGCGGGTCGAACCCGACATGAGCGTGTTCAAGCAGATGCGCAGCCAGCCCGAATTCCACGAACAGGTCTGGCAATACATCAACCGGCGTGTCTCCGACTGGCGCATCATCAACGGCAAGATCGCGCTGAAGAACAATGAAGCGTTGTTCGCGCGCATCGAACGGGATTTCGGCGTCGAGCGCGGCACGCTGCTGGCGCTGTGGGGCGTGGAGTCCGCTTACGGCGATCCGCTGGTGCAGCAGAACCACATGACGCCGGTGTTTCCCTCGCTCGCCGCGCTTGCCTGGAACGAGCCGCGGCGAAAAGCCTATTGGGAGGCCGAGCTCATCAACGCCTTGCGCATCGTCGACAAGGGCTGGAGCACTCCCGAGGAGATGCGCGGCTCATGGGCCGGCGCGATGGGGAATTCGCAATGGATGCCCGAGGTCTGGCTCAATGTCGGCATCGACTATGACGGCGACGGCAAGGTCTCGCCGTTCGGCAAGCCCGACGATGCGCTCGGGTCGACGGCGAAATATCTCGTCAATCGCGGCAAGTGGCGCCGTGGCGAGCATTGGGGCTATGAGGTGCGCGCATCCGGCGAGATCAGCGGCAGCCGCACCTATGCGGCATGGCAGGCGGCCGGTGTCACCCGCGCCAATGGCCAGCCGTTCCCACAGCCAAATGCATCTGCGCAGATGTGGACGCCGGTTGCGGGCGGGCCGACGTTCCTGCTGGGACCAAACTTCTATGCGGTGAAGAGCTACAATCCGTCG
This genomic interval from Bradyrhizobium guangzhouense contains the following:
- a CDS encoding lytic murein transglycosylase produces the protein MKQADSPDNRIARRALLQFSLGAAVLLTSPAQVLASPPGFDEWREGFRVRAMAKGISAGTWQRAMARVEPDMSVFKQMRSQPEFHEQVWQYINRRVSDWRIINGKIALKNNEALFARIERDFGVERGTLLALWGVESAYGDPLVQQNHMTPVFPSLAALAWNEPRRKAYWEAELINALRIVDKGWSTPEEMRGSWAGAMGNSQWMPEVWLNVGIDYDGDGKVSPFGKPDDALGSTAKYLVNRGKWRRGEHWGYEVRASGEISGSRTYAAWQAAGVTRANGQPFPQPNASAQMWTPVAGGPTFLLGPNFYAVKSYNPSMNYALAICHLGDRCLGAPPFIQPFPGSERILTLAEVQEMQTRLTKAGFDTGGTDGRVGNDTMKAIKDFQQRAGIAPADGYGGLKVLAKLRQGS
- a CDS encoding MarR family winged helix-turn-helix transcriptional regulator, giving the protein MRKPASITKSKPEQTASRREAAVHVPAPGEGKRGEQGYLGYLLRQAHAAVRLKMERTLADLGVTSPQFAVLTMLNAYPGLSGADVARLTFLTPQTVGVIIRNLARDGAIMMTPHPVHGRIQQWTLTSRGATLLKACRERVIGLEKRLANGLDAKAEASIRRWLANVATELQED
- the epmA gene encoding EF-P lysine aminoacylase EpmA encodes the protein MAGDKPISPFWTPSRHLDRRPFLQARAAITGAIRSFFVEQGFVEVETSVLQVSPGNETHLHAPRTEIIRPDGRRASRYLRTSPEFACKKLLAAGEERIFEFARVFRDRERGDLHLPEFTMLEWYRAGAPYDAIMADTVVVIATAAQATGIGTFAFRGRTADPFAEPELLTVAGAFERFAGIDLLSTISGNGGNRSALAEASAGKIRVAEDDTWSDIFSKVLVEHVEPQLGQGRLTILFEYPSPEAALARVNTDDPRVAERFEVYACGVELANGFGELTDAEEQRKRFTASMAEKQRRYGEAYPIDEDFLAAVSAMPEASGVALGFDRLVMLASGATRIDQVVWTPPADER
- a CDS encoding cupin domain-containing protein, whose translation is MTALSLATAPRPSRSTVLAIVGGLACAFAIGRGLPVAMDTVSGALAPLCATAAESSPLDKVEPIGSYALPNVPGKRVTIVRVFYGPGGFSRPHRHAGSVTAYITKGEIRSQLGGGPVETFGVGQSFFEPPGATHLVSANASTTEPAELIAVFVADEGAQLTTYLD
- the efp gene encoding elongation factor P — encoded protein: MRVIASSIRKGNVIEQDGKLYVVVSAENIHPGKGTPVSQIEMRRISDGVKISERYKTTDQVEKATIEERNYTFLYEDGDGFHFMNPETYDQVQVSKDVVGDAAAYLQPDMTVKLSTHDVNVVSLALPQRVTLEVVETEPVTKGQTASSSYKPAVLSNGVRTTVPPHISVGTRIVVMTEDGSYSERAKD
- a CDS encoding M23 family peptidase, whose amino-acid sequence is MPPGGETVVGKSFRFVSHLLASLALLTATPVAADEIRSPSLTALHVDWRAALDQLRSEINGRPQIAGDFIFVPRRFVPRFDPRGMPALVQLNAVSSQFFTGIARSSVPVLLPFDAAAYLEAQRNGAPATTALSRYQADFNPVDMFDAGPAGYSATFSFEPGAGDGMPPRVFTRPVEIQITGSALVYDIADPAGGKGEPVKPLASIYPDLRKFIREGYVRYAFTRFGVAYVVSIQCLDSVAKPRRLACKEAYPVAERFLKALRVAGGQRMRPLMDVASNVMDRPTARSADFGYRPSGDIIPNTGYRKQGGHPDAMAYAQIRFPLEKAPAFVHSQSYAKRDKDDGPTAYPWRDNFCESRSFEVWQCGGGFGHQGEDIRAADCPSPGDAREPCDPKQRGVVAVRDAMVIRGSKDQAATLEVNSRTEHIRFRYMHMNPQALNADGVLNGRIVTEGEKIGVISNYLDHPAGTSMHLHFDVQVFTRDGWIWVSPYVTLVSAYERLIRARGREIGTEIAGTPQPVAHALPDDVIKPDLREGSGSEEN
- a CDS encoding carboxymuconolactone decarboxylase family protein → MSHARSEYEDFKRIAPDAYDLVLALGQVAAKAGLDKQLLELVKLRASQINGCAFCVQHHVLLSERLGVPADKLHLVAVWREAPIYSARERAALAWAEALTLLPDRFGDEVYAEVQREFSETDLMYLTSAIASINVWNRFGAAFRWTPPKRQVAANTATS